From a single Nissabacter sp. SGAir0207 genomic region:
- a CDS encoding TonB-dependent receptor domain-containing protein, producing MMSFNTRKTALSLAIASLLGSMSAQGATESASANEGEQLTVLSPKVESEAGSKTTLSAEALQQQGGNNFGTIMRYQPLVGATGSAGGGTSGKSGFDRAGYTGYNIRGLESNRVGIDVDGMEMPQATGRSYAGRAGLNTFGIGRDYLDPYMYQQVEIASGATDVDVANNTLGGVVSFSPKSADHYLRPGKTHYVGYQSDYDSADRSWHNGLTLAGGDTDLQGMLVISRRDGQETRNNSGEIQSYPENWHSTAVQASGSWLATEAHRLSGTIDYYHKTRHSQYDSWSDTGSSILGTAHQTSETRRLGLSLRDTWVPADNLLVDRVDTQIYRQATQAHDNTLMPTSAAAAQRVLSSYDVTTYGLDTQMEKAIGRHALRWGLNGKTSKTERPFSQDPVQNSWAAIMQPEADSRTWAFGAFAEDRITFDLAGHELALVPGVRYAYQNTKAQNLSSLTANSAVLDEGEVAALYGGTNSDAQVLPSLSLIYSLTPTLDTYLQYKRGAQFPNASQLYGSWNLGSNYAGPAQYALIGSPDLKTETSNNLEWGIKGEAVPGVSINGALFYNSYKNFIAETRYSRATSPEVFATVPGNIYTVYKEENRDKAYIYGAEFVSKIRFGTWFDDLRGLGATLGWGYSKGQSKSSYLGDRYVDLDSVPPMKAILGLSWDAPDRAWGGAVTTTLVKGKRAVATSRQSYANTGTAITDSNTTYQRIPGYALVDLTAYWQVASNVKLSGGIYNLTDRKYWDYLSSRTLTDTGLQDQYNQALSVQPGRSVQVGVNVEF from the coding sequence ATGATGTCTTTCAATACCAGAAAAACCGCCCTCAGTTTGGCGATTGCCAGCCTGCTGGGCAGCATGAGCGCACAGGGTGCGACGGAGAGTGCCAGCGCCAACGAGGGCGAGCAGTTGACGGTGCTGTCACCGAAGGTGGAGAGCGAGGCGGGCAGCAAAACCACCCTCAGCGCCGAGGCGTTGCAGCAGCAGGGCGGCAACAATTTCGGCACCATTATGCGCTACCAGCCGCTGGTGGGCGCCACCGGTTCCGCGGGCGGCGGCACCTCCGGCAAGAGCGGTTTTGACCGCGCTGGCTACACCGGTTACAACATCCGTGGGCTGGAGTCCAACCGCGTCGGCATCGACGTCGATGGCATGGAGATGCCGCAGGCCACCGGCCGCAGCTACGCCGGGCGCGCCGGGCTGAACACCTTCGGCATTGGTCGCGACTATCTCGATCCCTACATGTACCAGCAGGTGGAGATCGCCTCCGGTGCCACTGACGTGGATGTCGCCAACAACACCCTTGGCGGCGTGGTCTCTTTCAGCCCGAAATCCGCCGACCACTATCTGCGCCCCGGCAAGACGCACTATGTCGGTTACCAGAGCGACTATGACTCCGCCGACCGCAGTTGGCACAACGGCCTGACGCTGGCCGGTGGCGACACGGATCTGCAAGGGATGCTGGTGATCAGCCGCCGCGACGGTCAGGAGACGCGCAATAACAGCGGCGAGATCCAGAGCTACCCGGAGAACTGGCACTCCACCGCCGTGCAGGCCTCCGGCTCCTGGCTCGCCACCGAGGCGCACCGCCTCTCCGGCACCATTGATTACTACCACAAGACCCGCCACAGCCAGTATGACAGCTGGAGCGATACGGGCAGCAGCATTCTGGGCACTGCCCACCAGACCAGCGAGACGCGCCGCCTTGGCCTCAGCCTGCGCGATACCTGGGTGCCAGCGGATAACCTGCTGGTGGATCGGGTGGATACGCAGATCTACCGGCAGGCCACGCAGGCCCACGACAATACCCTGATGCCCACCAGCGCCGCCGCGGCGCAGCGCGTGCTCTCCAGCTATGACGTGACCACCTATGGGCTGGACACGCAGATGGAGAAAGCGATTGGCCGCCATGCGCTGCGCTGGGGGCTGAACGGCAAAACCAGCAAGACCGAGCGCCCGTTTAGTCAGGATCCGGTGCAGAACAGCTGGGCAGCGATCATGCAGCCGGAAGCAGACAGCCGCACTTGGGCGTTTGGTGCCTTTGCCGAGGATCGCATCACCTTCGATCTGGCCGGCCATGAACTGGCGCTGGTGCCGGGCGTGCGTTACGCCTACCAGAATACCAAGGCGCAGAATCTCTCGTCGCTGACCGCCAACAGCGCGGTGCTGGATGAGGGCGAGGTGGCCGCACTGTATGGCGGCACCAACAGCGATGCCCAGGTGCTCCCCTCCCTGAGCCTGATCTACAGCCTGACGCCGACGCTGGACACCTACCTGCAATACAAGCGCGGCGCGCAGTTCCCCAACGCCAGCCAGCTCTATGGTAGCTGGAATCTGGGTTCCAACTACGCTGGCCCGGCGCAGTACGCGCTGATTGGCAGCCCCGATCTGAAGACCGAGACCAGCAACAACCTCGAGTGGGGGATCAAGGGCGAGGCGGTGCCGGGCGTGAGCATCAATGGCGCGCTGTTCTACAACAGTTATAAGAACTTCATTGCCGAGACGCGCTACTCCCGCGCTACCAGCCCGGAGGTATTTGCCACGGTGCCGGGCAATATCTATACCGTCTATAAAGAGGAGAACCGCGACAAGGCCTATATCTATGGCGCGGAGTTTGTCAGCAAGATCCGTTTCGGCACTTGGTTTGACGATCTGCGCGGACTGGGCGCGACCCTTGGCTGGGGCTACAGCAAAGGCCAGTCGAAGTCGAGCTATCTGGGCGATCGTTACGTCGATCTGGACAGCGTACCGCCGATGAAGGCGATCCTTGGCCTGAGCTGGGACGCGCCCGATCGCGCATGGGGCGGGGCGGTGACCACCACGCTGGTGAAGGGCAAGCGCGCCGTCGCCACCAGCCGCCAGAGCTACGCCAACACCGGCACGGCCATCACCGACAGCAACACCACCTACCAGCGCATTCCCGGCTACGCGCTGGTGGATCTGACCGCCTACTGGCAGGTGGCAAGCAACGTGAAGCTGAGCGGCGGCATCTACAACCTGACCGATCGCAAGTACTGGGACTACCTGAGCAGCCGCACCCTGACCGACACCGGGTTGCAGGATCAGTACAACCAAGCGCTCTCGGTGCAGCCAGGGCGCAGCGTGCAGGTGGGGGTTAATGTGGAGTTTTGA
- a CDS encoding dihydrodipicolinate synthase family protein, translated as MATPRFSGVIPPVPTILNADEQLDRRGMATLIDHVIAGGVNGVFFLGSAGEFAHMSTALRHEVAEFCTDYVAGRVPVLIGAAHPGTAETLALTEHAHRCGADGVVVVNPYYNPLSEENLCLHYQTLAEASPLPILLYNFPALTGQNLPVSVIKTLAERCPNIVGLKDTVDTLSHIRETIQAVKPVRPDFAVFAGYDEYLFGTLILGGDGCIPASANFAPELTCGIYRAWQSQSWETLIGLQQRLSFIPPLYSLDTPFYNVVKEAIRLTGVEIPVHSLRPAQPLSAEKRDIVREVLRQSGVLS; from the coding sequence ATGGCTACCCCACGTTTTTCCGGCGTCATCCCGCCGGTGCCCACTATCCTGAACGCTGATGAGCAACTCGACCGCCGCGGCATGGCGACACTGATTGACCATGTGATTGCTGGCGGCGTCAACGGGGTATTTTTCCTCGGCAGCGCTGGCGAGTTTGCCCACATGAGCACCGCGCTGCGCCATGAGGTGGCGGAGTTCTGCACCGATTACGTGGCGGGCCGCGTGCCGGTGCTGATTGGGGCTGCCCACCCCGGCACGGCGGAGACGCTGGCGCTGACCGAGCACGCCCACCGCTGCGGTGCGGATGGCGTGGTGGTGGTGAATCCTTATTACAATCCCCTGTCGGAGGAGAACCTCTGCCTGCACTACCAGACGCTGGCCGAGGCCTCGCCGCTGCCCATCCTGCTCTATAACTTCCCGGCCCTGACCGGCCAGAACCTGCCGGTATCCGTGATCAAGACGCTGGCCGAGCGCTGCCCAAACATTGTCGGGCTGAAGGACACGGTGGACACCTTGAGCCATATCCGCGAGACCATTCAGGCGGTGAAACCGGTGCGGCCTGATTTCGCGGTATTCGCTGGTTATGATGAGTACCTGTTCGGCACCCTGATTCTGGGCGGCGATGGCTGCATCCCGGCCAGCGCCAACTTCGCGCCGGAGCTGACCTGCGGTATCTACCGCGCCTGGCAATCCCAATCCTGGGAGACGCTGATCGGCCTGCAACAGCGCCTCTCCTTTATTCCGCCGCTCTACAGTCTGGATACGCCTTTCTATAACGTGGTGAAGGAGGCGATCCGCCTGACAGGTGTGGAGATCCCGGTGCACTCGTTGCGCCCGGCCCAGCCGCTCAGTGCTGAGAAGCGCGATATTGTGAGGGAGGTATTGCGGCAGAGCGGTGTATTAAGTTGA